A section of the Thermotoga caldifontis AZM44c09 genome encodes:
- the efp gene encoding elongation factor P yields the protein MIEVGDLRKGMVIMYENEPYRVIDVNKHHMAMGRGLVRTKLKNVKTGLVRDVTFSSGDRVPEADLTFRKAQYLYSDGDHYYFMALDDYEQIAFSEEEIGDAKWYLTENLEVDLLMLENSPIGIQLPNVVVLRVVETEPSFKGDTVSGGGKPAVLETGLRITVPFFVEAGELVKVDTRTGEYLERA from the coding sequence TTGATAGAAGTTGGTGATCTGAGGAAAGGTATGGTCATCATGTACGAGAATGAACCTTACAGAGTCATCGATGTGAACAAGCATCACATGGCGATGGGACGTGGGCTTGTCAGAACCAAGTTGAAGAACGTCAAGACCGGGCTCGTCAGGGATGTGACGTTCAGCAGCGGTGACAGGGTCCCGGAGGCGGACCTGACGTTCAGGAAGGCGCAGTATTTGTACAGCGATGGCGACCATTACTATTTCATGGCGCTCGACGATTACGAACAGATAGCGTTCAGCGAGGAAGAAATCGGCGATGCGAAGTGGTACCTGACAGAAAATCTCGAAGTCGATCTGCTGATGCTCGAGAACAGTCCGATAGGTATTCAGCTCCCGAACGTGGTGGTGCTCCGCGTCGTGGAGACGGAGCCCAGCTTCAAGGGAGACACGGTCTCCGGCGGTGGGAAACCGGCAGTTTTGGAAACCGGACTGAGGATCACCGTACCGTTTTTCGTGGAGGCTGGAGAACTCGTCAAAGTCGACACGAGAACCGGTGAATACTTGGAGAGGGCTTAA
- a CDS encoding M24 family metallopeptidase, with protein MERVKKFIEALEKEGIDAALVCNVEYSSRPTTMYLSGFTGSLSFLVITKENQFIITDSRYFEQAKQQTFFTLIEHRGLNVYDTITNVLQTVKPQTIGLEFSRVSHEMYIKLTERYPAVYKPIDHIVERMRMVKEPQEIENIKRAIHISEEALIQTLPLVKDGVTEKDIAAELEYRMKKLGADGIAFETIVISGPRTALPHGRASDRRIRMNEPILFDFGAKYNGYCADITRTFYLGKPDEEFLKIYNTVLEAQTLALEKGNGRMSGKELDSIARAHIVNKGFGECFGHGLGHGLGLEVHEAPRVNQSNESILPVGAVVTIEPGIYIEGKFGVRIEEDVVIREDCLERLTHLERKLQVL; from the coding sequence GTGGAGAGAGTCAAGAAATTCATCGAAGCGCTGGAAAAAGAGGGGATAGATGCTGCGCTCGTATGCAACGTCGAGTATTCTTCGCGACCAACCACGATGTATCTGTCCGGCTTCACCGGCTCTCTGAGCTTTCTCGTGATCACGAAGGAGAATCAGTTCATAATCACCGACTCGCGGTATTTCGAACAAGCGAAGCAGCAAACGTTTTTCACGCTGATCGAACATCGTGGTCTGAACGTGTACGACACCATCACTAACGTGCTCCAAACGGTGAAACCACAAACGATAGGTCTCGAGTTCTCACGAGTCAGTCATGAGATGTACATCAAACTCACCGAGAGATACCCGGCGGTTTATAAACCCATCGACCACATTGTAGAGCGGATGCGCATGGTGAAAGAACCACAGGAAATAGAGAACATAAAGAGAGCGATTCATATCAGTGAGGAGGCACTCATACAAACTCTGCCGTTGGTGAAAGACGGTGTCACTGAGAAAGACATCGCGGCTGAGCTCGAGTACCGAATGAAGAAACTCGGTGCCGATGGAATCGCGTTCGAAACCATCGTGATCTCAGGTCCCAGAACGGCGCTGCCACACGGCAGGGCTTCGGACAGAAGGATAAGGATGAACGAACCTATCCTTTTCGACTTCGGAGCGAAATACAACGGATACTGTGCCGACATCACGAGAACGTTCTATCTTGGAAAACCCGACGAGGAATTCCTGAAAATCTACAACACAGTACTCGAAGCTCAAACCCTGGCGCTGGAAAAAGGTAATGGAAGGATGAGCGGAAAAGAGCTCGATTCCATCGCACGCGCTCACATAGTTAACAAGGGCTTCGGTGAGTGTTTCGGCCATGGACTGGGACACGGTCTGGGCTTGGAGGTTCACGAAGCCCCGAGGGTGAATCAGAGCAACGAATCCATCTTGCCAGTTGGTGCGGTAGTCACGATCGAACCTGGAATCTACATCGAAGGCAAATTCGGTGTTAGAATAGAAGAGGATGTCGTGATTCGTGAAGACTGCTTAGAGAGACTCACTCATCTCGAGAGAAAACTCCAGGTTCTATGA
- the nth gene encoding endonuclease III, with protein sequence MSRVEKIVKTIVNMFPREKFSSDPFRILICTILSQRTRDENTEKACAKLFARYSNAYELAKAEPEDLYELIRESGMYKQKAERIVRVARTIVERFDGKVPDNLEELLQLPGVGRKTANIVLYHAFDQPAIAVDTHVHRISNRLGLVKSKKPEETEQQLMKIVPKDLWGPLNGSMVEFGRRICLPIKPKCEVCPVSGDCEYFLQKRR encoded by the coding sequence ATGAGCCGGGTAGAAAAGATCGTCAAAACGATCGTGAATATGTTCCCGCGTGAAAAGTTTTCCTCCGATCCTTTCAGGATACTCATCTGTACCATTCTCAGTCAGCGTACCAGGGACGAAAACACGGAAAAGGCGTGCGCAAAACTCTTCGCGCGTTATTCAAACGCGTACGAACTCGCAAAAGCTGAACCAGAGGACCTTTACGAACTCATCAGAGAGAGTGGTATGTACAAGCAGAAAGCTGAAAGGATCGTACGGGTGGCGAGAACCATCGTTGAGAGATTCGATGGCAAGGTGCCGGACAACCTCGAGGAACTGCTCCAGCTTCCAGGCGTGGGAAGAAAAACTGCGAACATAGTTCTGTACCATGCTTTCGACCAGCCTGCGATAGCCGTGGACACACACGTGCACAGGATCTCGAATCGGTTGGGCCTTGTGAAAAGCAAGAAACCGGAAGAAACAGAGCAACAGCTCATGAAAATCGTTCCGAAGGATCTGTGGGGACCACTGAACGGTTCGATGGTTGAGTTTGGAAGGCGTATTTGTCTCCCGATAAAGCCGAAGTGCGAGGTCTGTCCCGTGAGTGGTGACTGCGAATATTTTTTGCAGAAAAGACGTTGA
- a CDS encoding ABC transporter substrate-binding protein, producing MRRFLAFCLVVMTLAVALGQKQTMVVYAYGSEMITLDPSTEFSNSIIVLNNVYETLTRYVDGKLLPLLATEWSSNENGTVWTFKLRKGVKFHDGTELTSQAVKFSVERTIRLAGGPAYIWDSVAEIETPDPYTVVFKLKYPANIPLVASAGYGAFIFSPKVAELGDDEAIANWFNAGNDAGTGPYTISKYDPKTQVVLRKFDAYWQGWTDKKFDIAVIQIVPDPSLRMQMVTAGKIHITRNLIYDDLKKLENNPNVYIVQKPSFQVLYLFFNTKKPPLSNPKFRAAIAYAIPYEEIINHVLLGYGLQPAGIIPKGMFGYASHLPALSQDLDKARELLKESGIDPKSVKLVLTYLQSDEGEKKASELIWSSLKKLGIEVELRPMNWEQQWAWARSDPTKAQDMFIMYWWPTVMTPYDFLFSMFHTEQEILFNLSYYYNEEVDKLMDEAVALEGTDPKRAEQLYRMVETILRRDLPTVPLYQINDVYVVHKSVKGFTPNPAYPNVVFFYDLENAL from the coding sequence ATGAGAAGGTTCCTCGCTTTTTGCCTCGTCGTGATGACACTCGCGGTTGCCCTCGGTCAAAAACAGACCATGGTCGTTTACGCCTACGGTTCGGAAATGATCACGCTGGATCCCAGCACCGAGTTTTCCAATTCCATAATCGTACTGAACAACGTTTACGAAACCCTGACGCGCTACGTTGACGGCAAGCTCCTTCCGCTGCTCGCCACAGAATGGTCTTCCAACGAGAACGGTACTGTGTGGACGTTCAAACTCAGGAAGGGTGTCAAGTTTCATGATGGCACCGAGCTCACATCACAGGCTGTGAAATTTTCCGTTGAAAGAACCATCAGGCTTGCGGGTGGACCTGCTTACATCTGGGACAGTGTTGCGGAAATTGAGACTCCCGATCCGTACACGGTCGTTTTCAAGCTGAAATATCCCGCTAACATCCCGCTCGTGGCTTCGGCTGGCTACGGGGCTTTCATATTCAGTCCGAAAGTGGCTGAGTTGGGAGACGATGAGGCCATCGCAAACTGGTTCAACGCAGGTAACGACGCGGGGACCGGTCCGTACACGATAAGCAAGTACGATCCCAAGACGCAGGTAGTTTTGAGAAAATTCGATGCCTACTGGCAGGGCTGGACCGACAAGAAATTCGATATAGCAGTCATCCAAATAGTCCCCGATCCTTCCCTCAGAATGCAAATGGTCACTGCCGGGAAAATTCACATCACACGAAACCTCATATACGACGATCTGAAGAAACTCGAGAACAACCCGAACGTTTACATTGTCCAAAAACCGAGCTTTCAGGTACTGTATCTGTTCTTCAATACGAAGAAACCGCCTCTGAGCAACCCGAAATTCAGAGCTGCCATCGCCTACGCGATTCCTTATGAAGAGATCATCAACCACGTTCTGTTAGGTTATGGTCTTCAACCCGCCGGTATCATACCCAAAGGAATGTTCGGTTACGCAAGCCATCTACCCGCTCTGTCCCAGGATCTGGACAAGGCGAGAGAACTCCTCAAAGAGTCGGGCATAGATCCCAAGAGCGTGAAACTGGTGCTGACCTATTTGCAGTCTGACGAGGGGGAAAAGAAAGCGTCGGAGCTGATCTGGTCAAGCCTGAAAAAACTGGGCATCGAGGTTGAGTTGCGCCCGATGAACTGGGAACAACAATGGGCCTGGGCGAGGAGCGATCCAACGAAAGCGCAGGATATGTTCATCATGTACTGGTGGCCAACGGTCATGACACCTTACGATTTTCTCTTCAGTATGTTCCATACAGAACAAGAAATACTGTTCAACTTGTCTTATTACTACAACGAGGAAGTCGACAAACTCATGGACGAAGCCGTTGCACTGGAAGGCACCGATCCAAAACGTGCCGAACAGCTCTACAGGATGGTCGAAACGATCCTCCGCAGAGACCTTCCCACCGTTCCACTGTATCAGATCAACGATGTTTACGTTGTTCACAAGTCCGTGAAGGGATTCACGCCGAACCCAGCTTACCCGAATGTCGTGTTCTTCTACGATCTTGAAAATGCGTTGTGA
- a CDS encoding ABC transporter permease encodes MNLARYIVSRLVWSIFVVLGVIFVVFIVSNVVPSDPAALWVGPKATHSAIQMAREKLKLDEPLLVRFGYFLKDLLRFDFGISIRTHNPVIQDIRTALTATFELLLVAEFLAVALGIPFGVFAAVKRNKWFDNLSRLFAVVGVSLPSFWYGMILQLLFFKWLGVLPLSDRIDTFVSLLHPFHERTGFYLIDTLLAGNYTAFLDVIKHLILPSITLAAYPIGLITRQVRSMMVEVLQENYIRTAFAYAIPERKIYFGYALKNAIAPAMVTVALSFAYTLVGAFLVELIFNWPGLGRYAANAILSMDYPAIVGVTIVTSVCYVFINFLVDVIQAKIDPRIRF; translated from the coding sequence GTGAACCTCGCACGCTACATTGTCTCGAGGCTGGTTTGGTCGATCTTCGTCGTGCTGGGTGTAATATTCGTGGTCTTCATAGTTTCGAACGTGGTGCCTTCTGATCCAGCGGCACTGTGGGTTGGCCCCAAGGCTACCCACAGCGCCATTCAGATGGCGAGGGAAAAGCTCAAACTCGACGAGCCTCTACTGGTCAGGTTTGGATACTTCTTGAAGGATCTTCTACGATTCGATTTCGGAATATCTATAAGAACGCACAATCCTGTGATTCAGGACATAAGAACCGCCTTGACCGCGACCTTCGAACTTCTCCTCGTCGCGGAATTCCTCGCTGTCGCACTCGGTATACCGTTCGGTGTTTTCGCCGCGGTGAAGAGGAACAAATGGTTCGACAATCTGAGCAGACTGTTCGCCGTCGTCGGAGTGTCTCTGCCGAGCTTCTGGTACGGAATGATTCTTCAGCTTCTATTCTTCAAATGGCTCGGTGTTCTGCCGTTGTCGGACAGGATCGATACGTTCGTTTCGCTGCTCCATCCTTTCCATGAGAGAACAGGATTCTATCTGATCGACACCCTACTCGCCGGAAACTACACCGCCTTCCTCGATGTGATCAAGCATCTCATACTCCCATCGATAACGCTCGCAGCGTATCCAATCGGTTTGATCACCAGGCAGGTGCGATCCATGATGGTCGAAGTCTTGCAAGAGAATTACATAAGAACTGCGTTTGCTTACGCCATTCCAGAGAGAAAAATATATTTCGGGTACGCTCTGAAAAATGCGATAGCACCTGCGATGGTGACAGTTGCGCTCTCCTTTGCGTACACGCTCGTGGGAGCTTTTCTTGTGGAGTTGATATTCAACTGGCCTGGTTTGGGACGATACGCGGCGAATGCCATTCTGAGTATGGATTATCCGGCAATCGTCGGCGTAACGATCGTCACCTCGGTGTGCTACGTCTTCATCAATTTCCTCGTGGACGTGATTCAAGCGAAGATCGATCCCAGGATAAGGTTCTGA
- the nikC gene encoding nickel transporter permease — MNLKLLKLAFKNTFARFSLLIVLIFVTMALTAPWIVPYREQALGEPNMAERLQPPSWRHPFGTDHMGRDILSRVMYGSRTSLVTAVLVVFLSALIGVPIGLISAYFGGFVDNILMRFTDIFLSFPPLLLALLIASTLGKGLFNAILALVVTWWPWYARLVRSQALSIKTFAYVEAAKAAGVSSAKIMFRHILPGCIAPLAVQCTMDMGSAILEAAALSFLGLGVQPPKADWGLMISEGKAYFLNYWWVPTFPGLFVLLLVVSFNLLGDVLRELIDPRLRRRMLV, encoded by the coding sequence TTGAACCTGAAACTTCTGAAGCTTGCGTTTAAAAATACGTTTGCCAGATTCAGTCTCCTGATCGTTCTGATTTTCGTCACAATGGCTCTGACAGCTCCGTGGATAGTTCCCTACAGGGAGCAGGCGCTCGGTGAACCAAACATGGCTGAACGTCTGCAACCGCCGAGTTGGAGACACCCCTTCGGTACCGACCACATGGGTCGAGACATTCTGAGTCGCGTAATGTATGGTTCAAGGACGTCACTCGTGACAGCGGTCCTGGTCGTGTTCCTGTCAGCGTTGATAGGCGTCCCCATCGGTCTGATCTCGGCTTACTTTGGAGGATTCGTGGACAACATTCTGATGCGTTTCACCGATATCTTTCTCTCCTTTCCACCGCTGTTACTGGCTCTCCTGATCGCCTCTACACTCGGCAAGGGTTTGTTCAACGCCATACTTGCATTGGTGGTGACGTGGTGGCCCTGGTACGCTCGGTTGGTGAGATCTCAGGCACTGTCTATAAAGACTTTTGCGTACGTAGAAGCCGCCAAAGCTGCGGGTGTTTCCAGCGCAAAGATCATGTTCAGGCATATTCTGCCGGGCTGTATCGCTCCACTCGCAGTTCAGTGCACGATGGACATGGGTAGCGCGATACTCGAGGCGGCAGCACTATCGTTCCTCGGTCTCGGTGTTCAACCCCCGAAAGCCGATTGGGGATTGATGATCAGCGAGGGAAAGGCTTACTTTTTGAACTACTGGTGGGTTCCCACGTTTCCAGGATTGTTCGTGCTGTTGCTCGTTGTGTCCTTCAACCTGCTCGGTGACGTACTCAGAGAATTGATAGATCCAAGGTTAAGGAGGAGAATGCTGGTTTGA
- a CDS encoding ABC transporter ATP-binding protein, which yields MKELVRFENYSLSFKTLYGEVRALRNVSLTIQDGEIVALVGETGCGKTVTGLSIIGLLPENAVYSGGIFFKGMKIDRETVRRIRGKEVAVVFQDPSSSLNPLYTVEQQLLDVLMSRWNMTRSEAKERIPELLKQVQLFDVDRVLRAYPHELSGGMRQRIMIAMALACEPSLLIADEPTTALDVTVQRQILYLLWELQRAKKFSVLFITHDLGIVAQLADRIVVMYAGSVVEIAPKRLLFTNPLHPYTVGLLNCVLDPRRKKLPEPIPGSLPSLNEISSECAFRERCGHAFDECSISTPNLVEAEPNHFVSCHLWRGQRG from the coding sequence TTGAAAGAACTGGTCAGGTTTGAAAACTATTCTCTGAGTTTCAAAACGCTTTACGGAGAAGTCAGGGCACTGAGGAACGTGTCTCTGACCATCCAGGATGGCGAGATCGTCGCTCTCGTCGGCGAAACTGGCTGTGGTAAAACGGTGACAGGCCTCTCGATCATAGGACTTCTACCGGAAAATGCTGTATACAGTGGTGGGATCTTCTTCAAGGGGATGAAAATCGATCGAGAGACCGTCAGAAGGATACGCGGCAAGGAAGTGGCGGTTGTCTTCCAGGATCCTTCGTCTTCATTGAATCCACTGTACACTGTTGAACAACAACTTCTCGACGTTCTGATGAGCAGATGGAATATGACCAGAAGCGAGGCAAAGGAGAGAATTCCCGAACTGCTCAAGCAGGTTCAGCTCTTCGATGTGGACAGGGTGCTTCGAGCCTATCCACACGAACTTTCTGGAGGGATGAGACAGCGCATCATGATAGCCATGGCACTGGCTTGCGAGCCGAGCTTACTCATAGCAGATGAACCGACCACGGCACTCGATGTCACTGTCCAGCGGCAGATTCTCTATCTGCTCTGGGAATTGCAGCGGGCGAAGAAATTCTCAGTTCTCTTCATCACGCACGATCTCGGTATCGTTGCTCAGCTTGCCGATAGGATCGTGGTGATGTACGCGGGAAGTGTTGTTGAAATTGCACCGAAGAGGTTACTGTTCACGAATCCACTGCATCCATACACGGTTGGTCTGCTGAATTGCGTGCTGGATCCCCGACGGAAAAAGCTTCCAGAGCCTATTCCTGGTTCTTTACCATCGCTCAATGAAATCTCCAGCGAATGTGCTTTCCGGGAGAGATGTGGACACGCGTTCGATGAGTGCAGCATCTCGACACCCAACCTGGTGGAAGCAGAACCGAACCATTTCGTTTCCTGTCACCTTTGGAGGGGACAACGTGGTTGA
- a CDS encoding oligopeptide/dipeptide ABC transporter ATP-binding protein, translating to MVEVRNLKKYFVLRGKGLWGKKILVRAVDDVTFSVQDGQSIAIVGESGSGKSTLIRCINGLVKPTSGQVFIDGQSVTLLKGREYREKVAKKIQMVFQDPVTSLNPRLRVFDIVVEPVLAQRRMRRSQLIDLVNDLLQKVGLDPKLSERYPGELSGGQCQRVAIARALSVQPKILLLDEPTSSLDVSVQAQILRLLNELRQNLHLSYIFVSHDLGVVRNIAERVLVMYLGKLVEIGPTEEVMDHPMHPYTKLLMESVFYPDPNVEMRKPVTLKESDGYTGTGCNFKNRCVHATRDCEDYDMSLVEVSPERFVSCIRWKEVNSWSN from the coding sequence GTGGTTGAGGTGAGGAACCTCAAGAAATACTTCGTGCTCCGAGGAAAAGGTCTGTGGGGCAAAAAGATTCTTGTCAGAGCGGTTGATGATGTGACCTTTTCGGTGCAGGATGGTCAGAGTATCGCCATCGTGGGAGAATCGGGCAGTGGCAAAAGCACGCTGATTCGGTGTATCAACGGTCTGGTCAAGCCAACCAGCGGACAAGTCTTCATAGATGGTCAATCCGTCACACTTCTCAAAGGGAGAGAATACAGAGAAAAAGTTGCAAAGAAAATTCAGATGGTCTTTCAAGATCCTGTCACATCTCTGAACCCACGACTCAGGGTTTTTGACATCGTCGTCGAACCCGTACTTGCACAGCGGAGAATGCGCAGATCGCAGCTGATTGATCTTGTCAACGATCTTCTCCAAAAGGTGGGGCTGGATCCCAAACTTTCAGAGAGGTACCCCGGAGAACTCAGTGGCGGTCAATGCCAGAGGGTGGCTATAGCCAGGGCACTCTCCGTGCAACCGAAGATCCTCCTCCTGGACGAACCCACTTCTTCTCTGGATGTCTCGGTACAGGCGCAGATCCTGAGGCTTTTAAACGAGTTGCGGCAGAATTTGCACCTGAGTTACATATTCGTCAGTCACGATCTGGGAGTGGTGCGAAACATTGCAGAAAGGGTCCTGGTCATGTATCTGGGAAAACTGGTTGAAATCGGCCCAACGGAAGAAGTCATGGACCACCCCATGCATCCCTACACAAAACTCCTCATGGAATCTGTATTCTATCCAGACCCGAACGTTGAAATGAGAAAACCCGTCACTCTGAAAGAATCTGACGGATACACCGGTACTGGTTGCAATTTCAAAAACAGATGCGTTCATGCCACTCGGGACTGTGAGGATTACGATATGAGCCTTGTCGAAGTTTCACCAGAAAGGTTCGTATCGTGCATCAGATGGAAGGAGGTAAATTCATGGTCGAACTGA
- a CDS encoding DUF917 domain-containing protein, with product MVELTLNDVETILFGCAILGTGGGGDLQRGLETVRSAVRDRIILMSVDELSDDDLVACPYFVGSVSPRDVNETQRRVGSPVLESFKLLERYMGKKFSAVFPTELGGGNTAAAFEVAARSNVPVLDADPVGRAVPEVQHTSFYLLEIPMTPFTICNYLGDKVIVDEVCCDEQAEEITRAIAVVSGGKVGVTSHPLKGSVVRKSIVKGTVSLAWQVGRARQEALQKGEDPVKAIARVLDAKILFEGVADSDAVWEDKAGFTYGDMFFTGVGNFAGRKFRIWFKNENLIAWLDGQVCLTCPDLIIVLRAEDGSPVLNPHLKKKEHVFVLGVAASELWRSQRAIEIFGPRHFGFDFDAVLLKKEEGR from the coding sequence ATGGTCGAACTGACCTTGAACGATGTCGAAACGATCCTTTTTGGCTGTGCGATCTTAGGAACCGGTGGAGGAGGAGATCTACAAAGGGGCCTCGAAACTGTGAGAAGTGCTGTGAGAGACAGAATAATTCTGATGTCAGTCGATGAACTCAGCGACGATGATCTGGTTGCGTGTCCGTATTTCGTCGGATCTGTTTCTCCACGGGATGTGAACGAAACGCAAAGAAGAGTAGGATCACCAGTGCTAGAATCCTTTAAGCTTCTGGAACGCTACATGGGAAAGAAATTCAGTGCCGTTTTCCCAACCGAGCTCGGTGGGGGAAACACAGCGGCTGCTTTCGAAGTCGCCGCGCGTTCGAACGTCCCAGTCCTCGATGCGGATCCTGTTGGAAGAGCGGTTCCCGAGGTTCAGCACACGAGTTTCTACCTGCTCGAAATTCCCATGACACCCTTCACAATCTGCAACTATCTCGGTGACAAGGTGATAGTGGATGAAGTCTGTTGTGACGAACAGGCTGAGGAGATCACCCGAGCCATCGCCGTGGTCAGCGGTGGCAAGGTGGGCGTGACTTCTCATCCATTGAAAGGTTCTGTCGTGAGAAAAAGTATCGTGAAGGGTACGGTGAGTCTCGCCTGGCAGGTTGGAAGGGCGAGGCAGGAGGCTTTGCAGAAAGGGGAGGACCCCGTAAAGGCCATCGCAAGAGTACTCGATGCAAAGATTCTCTTCGAAGGAGTGGCAGACTCCGATGCCGTATGGGAAGATAAAGCTGGTTTCACGTACGGTGACATGTTTTTCACAGGCGTTGGCAATTTTGCGGGCAGAAAATTCAGGATCTGGTTTAAGAATGAAAATCTGATCGCATGGTTGGACGGACAGGTGTGTCTGACATGTCCGGACCTCATCATCGTACTGAGGGCTGAAGATGGTTCACCTGTGCTGAACCCACACCTGAAGAAAAAAGAACACGTGTTCGTACTCGGTGTGGCGGCCAGTGAATTGTGGCGGAGTCAGAGGGCAATAGAGATTTTTGGGCCCAGACATTTCGGTTTCGATTTCGACGCCGTACTTTTGAAGAAGGAGGAAGGCAGATGA
- a CDS encoding aminopeptidase: MRFDLSRPATKLVREVLRVKSDEEVVISYDTLSHFAVIEAVAGEVVRAGAKPLLLCVAAPKGVGKAADPELPLRSLSAALQNADVWIEFNERWLLYSSAFETAIKNQNLRYMCLVGMDEAMFVRTLDIDLEKLGRFMKTLSEILKEAREVRIQNPSGTDVTFRNHPERPIISDHGDASKPGIHMLPGQMSWSPIENSIDGTIVFDGSIVPPVGVLREPVALTIRAGRIVEITGGKEARRFEAWLRSFEHEDMFKLAHISLGLNPGAVLSGNILEDERVWGCSEWGIGYTSEDLVPDRTEPDRAPSHCDGVCLNSTIVVDGRTIFKDGNLVDEELLKIIS, encoded by the coding sequence ATGAGGTTCGACCTGTCCAGGCCCGCAACAAAATTGGTTCGTGAGGTACTGAGGGTGAAAAGCGATGAAGAAGTCGTGATCAGTTACGATACACTTTCACATTTTGCAGTGATAGAAGCGGTTGCAGGTGAGGTTGTTAGAGCCGGTGCAAAGCCGCTCTTGTTGTGTGTGGCAGCTCCGAAGGGAGTGGGCAAGGCCGCAGATCCTGAACTACCTTTGAGATCCCTGAGTGCAGCGCTCCAGAACGCCGATGTCTGGATCGAGTTCAACGAGCGATGGTTGCTGTATTCTTCGGCCTTCGAAACCGCGATCAAGAACCAGAATTTGAGGTACATGTGCTTGGTTGGAATGGACGAAGCGATGTTCGTTCGGACACTGGACATAGACCTCGAGAAGCTGGGCAGGTTCATGAAGACCCTCTCCGAGATTTTGAAGGAAGCCAGAGAAGTTCGGATACAGAACCCATCTGGAACAGATGTGACGTTCAGGAACCATCCTGAACGGCCGATCATCAGCGATCATGGAGACGCCAGTAAACCAGGTATCCACATGCTGCCCGGTCAGATGAGCTGGAGCCCGATCGAAAATTCAATCGACGGCACAATAGTGTTCGACGGCTCGATCGTCCCACCCGTGGGAGTACTGAGAGAACCCGTAGCCCTGACAATCAGGGCAGGTAGAATCGTCGAGATAACGGGCGGCAAGGAGGCTCGGCGTTTCGAAGCCTGGTTGAGATCCTTTGAACATGAGGATATGTTCAAACTCGCACACATCTCGCTCGGTTTGAACCCCGGAGCCGTGCTGAGTGGGAACATTCTGGAGGACGAACGCGTCTGGGGCTGCAGTGAATGGGGCATAGGTTACACGAGCGAGGACCTCGTTCCCGATCGAACAGAGCCCGATCGGGCACCTTCGCACTGCGACGGTGTGTGCCTGAACTCCACGATCGTCGTGGATGGAAGAACCATCTTCAAAGATGGCAACTTGGTGGACGAGGAACTGTTGAAGATCATCAGTTGA